Proteins co-encoded in one Natrarchaeobius halalkaliphilus genomic window:
- a CDS encoding nicotinate phosphoribosyltransferase — translation MSNPFGIVPSEAILEGTATDAYFERTRETLEYAGRNPTVVAEVTADQFPTGSFEVFTGVHDVATLFEGRSVDVDALSDGQLFDGGPVLRIEGSYLEFAELETSLLGFLSQPSGFATAALEARLAAPDCSIFSFGARHVHPSIASTVERAALVAGLDGFSHVAAGKILGRAAGGTMPHALLFCFGEGNQADAWEAFDEAVPADVPRIALADTFWDEVSESLLAAETLGDRLDGVRLDTTGSRRGDFRHIAREVRWELDARGYDDVEIFCSGGLDPDAVRSLRDVADGFGVGSHITGADSVDFSLDIVEIEGEPISKRGKLSGVKDVYRTGDGGHHVALASEPGPDEGRPLLEALVRDGEVVREFDLEAARERCLSDADVVGFDG, via the coding sequence ATGTCAAACCCGTTCGGAATCGTTCCGTCCGAGGCGATCCTCGAGGGGACTGCAACGGACGCCTACTTCGAGCGCACCCGCGAAACCCTCGAGTACGCCGGACGGAACCCGACCGTCGTTGCCGAGGTGACCGCGGACCAGTTCCCGACCGGATCGTTCGAGGTGTTCACCGGGGTCCACGACGTCGCCACGCTCTTCGAGGGTCGATCCGTCGACGTCGACGCACTTTCGGACGGCCAGCTGTTCGACGGCGGCCCAGTTTTACGAATCGAGGGTTCGTACCTCGAGTTCGCTGAACTCGAGACCTCGCTGCTCGGGTTTCTCTCCCAGCCGAGTGGCTTCGCGACGGCCGCACTCGAAGCGCGGCTGGCGGCACCCGATTGCTCGATCTTCTCGTTCGGCGCGCGCCACGTCCACCCGTCGATCGCGTCGACGGTCGAACGAGCCGCGCTGGTGGCCGGACTCGACGGCTTTTCACACGTCGCCGCCGGTAAGATCCTGGGACGAGCGGCCGGCGGGACGATGCCTCACGCGCTCCTGTTCTGTTTCGGCGAGGGAAATCAGGCCGACGCCTGGGAAGCGTTCGACGAGGCCGTTCCCGCGGACGTCCCCCGGATCGCGCTCGCGGACACCTTCTGGGACGAAGTCAGCGAGAGCCTGCTGGCAGCCGAAACTCTGGGCGACCGACTGGACGGCGTCCGCCTCGACACCACCGGTTCCCGTCGCGGCGACTTCCGACACATCGCACGCGAGGTTCGATGGGAGCTCGACGCACGCGGTTACGACGACGTCGAGATCTTCTGCAGCGGCGGACTCGACCCCGACGCCGTCCGGTCGCTCCGCGACGTTGCCGATGGCTTCGGCGTCGGCAGCCACATCACCGGTGCCGACTCGGTCGACTTCAGCCTCGACATCGTCGAGATCGAAGGCGAGCCGATCTCGAAGCGCGGGAAGCTCTCCGGCGTCAAAGACGTCTACCGGACGGGCGACGGCGGCCACCACGTCGCCCTCGCGAGCGAACCGGGACCGGACGAGGGCAGGCCGTTACTCGAGGCGCTGGTCCGCGACGGCGAGGTCGTCCGGGAGTTCGATCTCGAGGCGGCCCGAGAGCGGTGTCTCTCCGACGCCGATGTGGTCGGCTTCGACGGCTGA
- a CDS encoding O-acetylhomoserine aminocarboxypropyltransferase/cysteine synthase family protein: MSDDASDESDGDSDCLERGLGTRSVHAGQRADPNTGAMAPPIYQTTSYVFEDADTAAARYALEDDGYIYSRISNPTVTTLEDRLASLEGGAGAVATGSGMAALDSAVLILAQAGDNVVCSTDTYGGTTAYFSKTATRRDIEPRFVPTLEYDAYEAAIDEDTAFVHVETVGNPSLVTPDFERVAAIAHDHGVPLVVDNTFATPALCRPLEHGADVVWESTTKWLHGSGTTVGGVLVDGGSFPWGDHGYDEIAGQNHAYHDVDFSRDFPEAPFAETARFRSLRSLGNQQSPFDAWQTLQGLESLPLRVDKHCENAAIVAAFLDDHDAVSWVTYPGLADHPTHDNASRYLEEYGGMIAFGLENGYEGGKRFCENVELAQFLANIGDAKTLVIHPASTTHGQLSPDEQEEAGVTPDLVRMSVGIEDPEDILADIDRAIEIATRTTTGEQPRP; the protein is encoded by the coding sequence ATGAGCGACGACGCGAGCGACGAGTCCGACGGCGACTCGGACTGTCTCGAGCGGGGACTCGGGACACGAAGCGTACACGCCGGCCAGCGCGCCGATCCGAACACCGGTGCGATGGCACCGCCGATCTACCAGACGACCTCCTACGTCTTCGAGGATGCCGATACCGCCGCCGCCCGCTACGCACTCGAGGACGACGGCTACATCTACTCGCGGATCAGCAACCCGACGGTTACCACGCTCGAAGACCGCCTCGCCTCCCTCGAGGGCGGTGCCGGAGCGGTGGCGACGGGAAGCGGCATGGCCGCCCTCGATTCGGCCGTGTTGATCCTCGCGCAGGCGGGCGACAACGTCGTCTGTTCGACCGACACCTACGGCGGGACGACCGCGTACTTCTCGAAGACGGCGACTCGTCGGGACATCGAACCGCGATTCGTCCCGACGCTCGAGTACGACGCCTACGAGGCAGCGATCGACGAGGATACCGCGTTCGTTCACGTCGAGACCGTCGGCAATCCCTCGCTCGTCACGCCGGATTTCGAACGCGTCGCGGCGATCGCTCACGATCACGGCGTCCCCCTCGTCGTCGACAACACCTTCGCGACGCCCGCTCTCTGTCGCCCCCTCGAACACGGCGCGGACGTGGTCTGGGAGTCGACCACCAAGTGGCTCCACGGCTCCGGGACGACCGTGGGCGGCGTCCTCGTCGACGGCGGATCGTTCCCGTGGGGCGACCACGGTTACGACGAGATCGCCGGACAGAACCACGCCTACCACGACGTCGACTTCTCGCGTGACTTTCCCGAGGCACCGTTTGCGGAGACCGCGCGCTTTCGCTCCCTGCGGAGCCTGGGCAATCAGCAGTCGCCCTTCGACGCCTGGCAAACACTGCAGGGACTCGAGTCGCTACCCCTGCGCGTCGACAAACACTGCGAGAACGCCGCCATCGTCGCAGCGTTCCTCGACGATCACGACGCCGTCTCCTGGGTGACCTATCCCGGACTGGCCGATCACCCGACCCACGACAACGCCTCGCGCTACCTCGAAGAGTACGGCGGCATGATCGCGTTCGGCCTCGAGAACGGCTACGAGGGCGGCAAGCGCTTCTGTGAGAACGTCGAACTCGCGCAGTTCCTCGCGAACATCGGTGACGCGAAAACGCTCGTCATCCACCCCGCGAGCACGACACACGGCCAGCTTTCGCCCGACGAACAGGAAGAAGCCGGCGTCACGCCCGATCTCGTCAGGATGTCCGTCGGGATCGAAGACCCCGAGGATATTCTCGCGGATATCGACCGAGCGATCGAAATCGCAACGCGGACGACCACCGGAGAACAGCCACGACCATGA
- the serB gene encoding phosphoserine phosphatase SerB — MTVVAFDFDGTLSDSEMTVLLGKRCGVADEMTEITERAMNDEIGYAESLRERAALLEGLPAEDADAAFDEVVLRPGAGNLIAELNEAGVTTAILTGGFERGVAAALEREDVSVDHIVSNRLPIRNDELTGEVEGSLVEGTKDDALETLAADVGVDLAETVAIGDGANDLPMLEVAGLSIGFDPKPAVEPHCEVVVTSMAEARRTLVDEGVL; from the coding sequence ATGACAGTCGTCGCTTTCGATTTCGACGGAACGCTATCGGACTCCGAGATGACCGTGTTGCTCGGCAAGCGCTGTGGCGTCGCGGACGAGATGACCGAGATCACGGAACGCGCGATGAACGACGAGATCGGCTACGCCGAGAGTCTACGCGAGCGTGCCGCACTGCTCGAGGGGCTTCCGGCCGAGGACGCAGACGCCGCGTTCGACGAGGTCGTCCTCCGTCCCGGTGCCGGAAACCTGATCGCGGAACTCAACGAGGCGGGCGTGACGACCGCGATTCTGACGGGGGGCTTCGAACGCGGCGTCGCGGCCGCACTCGAGCGCGAGGACGTGTCGGTCGATCACATCGTCTCGAACCGTCTCCCGATCCGTAACGACGAGTTAACCGGCGAGGTCGAGGGCTCGCTCGTCGAGGGGACCAAAGACGACGCCCTCGAGACGCTCGCCGCCGACGTCGGCGTCGATCTCGCGGAGACGGTCGCGATCGGTGACGGCGCGAACGATCTTCCGATGCTCGAGGTGGCGGGTCTCTCGATCGGATTCGATCCGAAACCCGCGGTCGAACCACACTGTGAAGTCGTCGTTACCTCGATGGCCGAAGCTCGTCGAACGCTGGTCGACGAGGGCGTTCTGTAG
- the metX gene encoding homoserine O-acetyltransferase MetX produces the protein MTTRDTVTIGAFQFLSGESVPSLEIAYESYGEFDGTNAVLICHALTGSSHVARRPDAGDDTAGQARAWWGDVVGPGKAIDTTEYFVVCANVPGSCYGSTGPASTNPETGDPYGTDFPPVTVGDWTRAQRALLDEIGVGRLHAVVGGSVGGMNVLDWLRRYPDDVEYAASIAAAARLDPQCLALDTVARRAITTDPDWNGGHYYGGPEPVDGLARARQIGHIMYLSKASMARKFGRRSAGRETVREKPPDPAAAFFPYREVESYLDYQAEKFTDRFDANSYLYMTRAMDDFDLAAGYESDADAIAAFEGELLVLSFTGDWHFTVEQSEALADACRETDVSVAHHIVESDHGHDAFLVEPEKVGPPLSDLLAVGLEGRSITDTEDEEIDEPEAFAPVHTSLFSE, from the coding sequence ATGACGACGAGAGACACCGTCACCATCGGCGCGTTCCAGTTTCTCTCCGGCGAGTCGGTTCCATCGCTCGAGATCGCCTACGAGAGCTACGGCGAGTTCGACGGGACGAACGCGGTGTTGATCTGTCACGCGCTGACGGGTAGTTCACACGTCGCCCGCCGACCCGATGCGGGCGACGACACCGCGGGTCAGGCCCGCGCGTGGTGGGGCGACGTCGTCGGTCCCGGAAAGGCCATCGACACAACCGAGTACTTCGTCGTGTGCGCGAACGTTCCGGGATCGTGTTACGGTTCGACCGGACCCGCGAGCACGAACCCCGAAACCGGCGACCCCTACGGCACCGACTTTCCGCCGGTGACCGTCGGTGACTGGACGCGGGCCCAGCGAGCGCTCCTGGACGAAATCGGCGTTGGCCGCCTCCACGCCGTCGTCGGCGGTAGCGTCGGCGGAATGAACGTTCTCGACTGGCTGCGGCGATACCCCGATGACGTCGAATACGCGGCGTCGATCGCCGCTGCCGCCCGACTCGATCCCCAGTGTCTCGCACTGGACACCGTCGCCAGACGCGCGATCACGACCGATCCGGACTGGAACGGCGGTCACTACTACGGCGGTCCCGAACCCGTCGACGGACTGGCCCGAGCGCGCCAGATCGGTCACATCATGTACCTCTCGAAGGCCTCGATGGCCCGGAAGTTCGGCCGCCGGTCGGCGGGCCGGGAGACGGTTCGCGAGAAGCCGCCGGATCCCGCGGCCGCCTTCTTCCCGTACCGGGAGGTCGAGTCCTACCTGGATTACCAGGCCGAGAAGTTCACCGATCGGTTCGACGCGAACAGCTACCTCTACATGACGCGCGCGATGGACGACTTCGATCTGGCCGCGGGCTACGAGTCCGACGCGGACGCGATCGCGGCGTTCGAGGGCGAACTCCTCGTGCTCTCGTTCACCGGCGACTGGCACTTCACCGTCGAGCAATCCGAAGCGCTGGCCGACGCCTGCCGGGAGACCGACGTCTCCGTGGCCCACCACATCGTCGAATCGGACCACGGCCACGACGCCTTCCTCGTCGAACCCGAGAAAGTCGGGCCGCCGCTTTCGGACCTGCTCGCCGTTGGCCTCGAGGGGCGCTCGATCACCGACACCGAGGACGAGGAAATCGACGAGCCGGAGGCGTTCGCGCCGGTCCACACGAGCCTGTTCTCCGAGTGA
- a CDS encoding 60S ribosomal export protein NMD3 encodes MSESRAFCPRCGDPVAERSADEATAEGDDVASDPLRPGSEVELCDSCYFDDFDFVDAPDRIDVRVCARCGAVHRGRRWVDVGAEDYTDVAIDEVSDALAVHVDVADVAWQVEPEQVDENTIRMHCYFTGVVRGTPVDEEATVLVRIARQTCTRCGRIAGDYYASIVQIRAEGRTPASEETDRAKEIAHEIVADMVATGDRNAFVTEISEVDDGLNIKVSTNKIGKKIANKTVEEFGGTVTDAETLVTEDEDGNEVYRVTFAVRLPPYTSGDVIDLENDDGGPVLVRSARGNLKGVRVTTGERYEASYEEGTSPDARALGTRDDADETTVVTVEDENAVQILDPETYRATTVSRPDYFDPGSETVPVLKSRAGLHILPDDDV; translated from the coding sequence ATGAGTGAGTCGCGCGCGTTCTGTCCTCGGTGTGGGGACCCCGTGGCGGAGCGGTCAGCGGATGAGGCGACCGCCGAAGGCGACGACGTCGCGTCGGACCCCCTTCGGCCGGGGTCCGAGGTCGAACTCTGTGATTCGTGTTACTTCGATGACTTCGACTTCGTCGACGCGCCGGATCGGATCGACGTCCGGGTCTGTGCCCGGTGTGGCGCGGTCCACCGGGGGAGGCGATGGGTCGACGTCGGTGCGGAGGACTACACCGACGTCGCGATCGACGAGGTGAGCGACGCACTCGCCGTTCACGTCGACGTCGCGGACGTCGCCTGGCAGGTCGAACCCGAGCAAGTCGACGAGAACACGATCCGAATGCACTGTTATTTCACCGGCGTCGTCCGAGGGACGCCCGTCGACGAGGAAGCCACCGTGCTCGTCAGGATCGCCCGACAGACCTGTACCCGCTGTGGCCGGATCGCCGGGGACTACTACGCGAGTATCGTCCAGATCCGTGCCGAGGGTAGAACCCCCGCGTCCGAAGAGACCGACCGCGCCAAAGAGATCGCCCACGAAATCGTCGCTGACATGGTAGCAACCGGCGATCGAAACGCTTTCGTGACCGAAATCAGTGAGGTCGACGACGGGCTGAATATCAAGGTCTCGACCAACAAGATCGGTAAAAAGATCGCGAACAAGACCGTCGAAGAGTTCGGCGGAACGGTCACCGACGCAGAAACCCTCGTCACCGAGGACGAAGACGGCAACGAAGTGTATCGCGTCACCTTCGCGGTTCGCCTGCCACCGTACACGTCGGGGGACGTCATCGACCTCGAGAACGACGACGGTGGCCCGGTCCTGGTTCGCAGCGCACGCGGCAACCTGAAAGGCGTTCGGGTGACGACCGGCGAGCGTTACGAGGCGAGTTACGAGGAGGGAACGTCCCCGGACGCGCGAGCGCTCGGCACCCGCGACGACGCCGACGAGACGACGGTCGTCACGGTCGAAGACGAAAACGCGGTGCAGATTCTCGATCCCGAGACCTACCGCGCCACGACCGTCTCCCGACCGGACTACTTCGATCCCGGCTCGGAGACGGTTCCCGTGTTGAAAAGCCGCGCCGGTCTGCACATCCTTCCCGACGACGATGTCTGA
- a CDS encoding DUF5779 family protein, translating to MSDFDLDLRTVEEHIDEELDLEGSIVLGILDGTTPPESWLEAISSGNALVLCVEGDVNELAAGFARDVRESGGNLVHFRGFLLVTPPGVDVNTDRL from the coding sequence ATGAGCGATTTCGATCTCGATCTTCGGACGGTCGAGGAGCACATCGACGAAGAGCTCGACCTCGAGGGCAGCATCGTTCTCGGCATCCTCGATGGGACCACGCCGCCGGAGTCCTGGCTCGAGGCGATTTCGAGCGGAAACGCCCTCGTTCTCTGCGTCGAGGGAGACGTCAACGAACTGGCCGCCGGCTTCGCCCGCGACGTCAGGGAATCCGGGGGAAACCTCGTTCACTTCCGCGGATTTCTGCTCGTGACCCCGCCGGGCGTCGACGTGAACACGGATCGACTGTAG
- a CDS encoding PAS domain-containing protein encodes MTRGNRSDDPGEIDSLGLPRPPFDEPDFFRQLVANTSEGLLTIDEGSTILFANPAIEEILGYAPEELVGRSKMTIIPERLRPAHAAGLEKYIRTGEKHIDWGGIELPALHRDGHEVPVLVSLREHRLSGRRVFTGLFRDISERKHRERRFEAVFNNTFQFTGLLEPDGTLIEANETAIEFAGIDRDDIVGKPIWETFWFQSNEQARAIAKEGVERARDGEFFRREVRIRGVDRTAIIDFSIRPMTDSQDDVQLLVLEGRDITDLKLREQHLQLLHRLLRHNLRNDLNVISGFAETLESELEHQKHAAYAAEIVAAARELIGMNETAKQLADATLSRDRIQRSIALDDVLVEVVSDLRDRYPSGTVSVTGRLESTVAADRRLHTVLSEILENAIVHARNDDPLVEISVAEFDETIGVVVADNGPGIPETERTGIFNEEPVTQMNHGSGLGLWLVELILDDYGGFLEYEPRSDGDGSRVTIHLPRPPTDA; translated from the coding sequence ATGACTCGAGGGAACAGGTCGGACGACCCCGGTGAGATCGATTCCCTCGGATTGCCACGTCCGCCGTTCGACGAGCCGGATTTCTTCCGACAGCTCGTCGCAAACACCTCGGAGGGACTGCTCACGATCGACGAGGGGAGTACGATCCTGTTTGCGAACCCGGCGATCGAGGAGATCCTCGGCTACGCGCCCGAGGAACTGGTCGGCCGCTCGAAGATGACGATCATCCCGGAGCGACTTCGTCCCGCACACGCGGCCGGACTCGAGAAGTACATCCGAACCGGCGAGAAGCATATCGACTGGGGCGGGATCGAACTCCCGGCCTTGCACAGGGACGGACACGAGGTTCCCGTGTTGGTGAGCCTCCGGGAGCATCGCCTCAGCGGACGGCGCGTGTTCACCGGCCTCTTTCGTGACATCTCCGAGCGGAAACACCGCGAGCGCCGGTTCGAGGCCGTCTTTAACAACACCTTCCAGTTCACCGGCCTTCTCGAACCGGACGGAACGCTGATCGAAGCCAACGAAACCGCGATCGAGTTCGCCGGGATCGACCGCGACGACATCGTCGGCAAACCGATCTGGGAAACCTTCTGGTTCCAGTCGAACGAGCAGGCACGAGCGATCGCCAAAGAGGGAGTCGAACGCGCTCGAGACGGCGAGTTCTTCAGACGGGAGGTCCGGATCCGCGGCGTCGATCGAACGGCGATCATCGACTTCTCGATCCGACCGATGACCGACAGTCAGGACGACGTTCAGTTGCTGGTCCTCGAAGGACGTGATATCACTGACCTCAAGCTACGCGAACAGCACTTGCAGCTCCTCCACCGCCTCCTCCGGCACAACCTTCGCAACGATCTCAACGTCATCAGCGGCTTCGCGGAGACGCTCGAGTCCGAACTCGAACACCAAAAACACGCCGCCTACGCGGCCGAGATCGTCGCGGCAGCCCGCGAGCTAATCGGGATGAACGAGACCGCCAAACAACTCGCGGACGCAACGCTGAGCCGGGACCGAATACAGCGTTCGATCGCGCTCGACGACGTTCTCGTCGAGGTGGTTTCGGATCTCCGTGACCGGTATCCGTCTGGAACGGTTTCCGTTACCGGACGCCTCGAGTCGACCGTCGCCGCCGACCGTCGCCTGCACACCGTTCTGAGCGAAATCCTCGAGAACGCGATCGTACACGCACGCAACGACGATCCGCTCGTCGAAATCTCGGTAGCCGAGTTCGACGAGACGATCGGCGTCGTCGTTGCCGACAACGGTCCCGGTATTCCGGAAACGGAACGGACGGGAATCTTCAACGAAGAGCCGGTGACACAGATGAACCACGGAAGCGGTCTCGGCCTGTGGCTGGTCGAATTGATCCTCGACGACTACGGCGGCTTTCTCGAGTACGAACCGCGCTCCGACGGCGATGGAAGTCGCGTCACGATTCACCTTCCCAGGCCGCCAACCGATGCGTGA
- the serA gene encoding phosphoglycerate dehydrogenase: protein MKVLVTDPIADAGLDVLRDAGHDVETGYELEGEDLLEAVSDANGLIVRSGTEVTEAVLEAAEELVIVGRAGIGVDNIDIDAATDHGVIVANAPEGNVRAAAEHTVAMTFATARSIPQAHARLKAGEWAKSDYLGAELDNKTLGVVGLGRVGQEVAKKLDSLGMDIVAFDPYISEERADRIGAELVEFEDCLDAADFLTIHTPLTPETEGMIGEDELELLEGGRLVNVGRGGIVQEDALAAKVEDGTVAGAALDVFAEEPLSEDSPLLDQDGVIVTPHLGASTEAAQQNVATSTAEQVDAALAGEPVANALNAPSIDESAFPRLEPYIEIADTAGKVAAQLLDGRIERIEVAYEGDITDEDVEFVTASALKGVFEPLEWQVNAVNAPQIAEDRGVDVTESKSHRAEDFQSLISVTVGNEGEEVSVDGTLFAGDDPRIVRVDGYRVDAIPHGKMVVTRNTDEPGVIGLIGTVMGKHGVNIAGMFNARETIGGEALTVYNVDGQVPEAAKDELNEDERIIGVNYITLNGQN from the coding sequence ATGAAGGTGCTGGTCACGGATCCGATCGCGGACGCGGGTCTGGACGTACTCAGAGACGCCGGCCACGACGTCGAAACGGGCTACGAACTCGAGGGCGAGGATCTCCTCGAGGCGGTATCGGACGCGAACGGACTGATCGTTCGCTCCGGAACCGAGGTTACCGAGGCGGTGCTCGAAGCCGCCGAGGAACTCGTTATCGTCGGACGCGCGGGTATCGGCGTCGACAACATCGATATCGACGCCGCGACCGACCACGGCGTGATCGTCGCGAACGCACCCGAAGGAAACGTCCGCGCGGCGGCCGAACACACCGTCGCGATGACGTTCGCGACCGCGCGTTCGATCCCCCAGGCTCACGCGCGACTGAAAGCGGGCGAGTGGGCAAAAAGCGACTATCTCGGCGCTGAACTCGACAACAAAACCCTCGGCGTCGTCGGCCTCGGCCGCGTCGGCCAGGAGGTCGCAAAGAAACTCGACTCCCTCGGGATGGACATCGTCGCGTTCGATCCCTACATTTCCGAGGAACGCGCCGACCGGATCGGTGCTGAACTCGTCGAGTTCGAGGACTGTCTCGACGCTGCCGATTTCCTGACGATCCACACGCCCCTGACTCCCGAAACGGAGGGAATGATCGGTGAGGACGAACTCGAGTTGCTCGAGGGCGGCCGCCTCGTCAACGTCGGCCGCGGTGGGATCGTCCAGGAGGACGCACTCGCCGCGAAGGTCGAGGACGGAACGGTCGCGGGAGCGGCGCTCGACGTCTTCGCGGAGGAGCCGCTGTCCGAGGACTCGCCGTTGCTCGATCAGGACGGGGTCATCGTTACCCCCCACCTCGGCGCGTCGACCGAAGCGGCACAGCAAAACGTCGCGACCTCGACGGCGGAACAGGTCGATGCCGCACTCGCCGGCGAACCCGTCGCGAACGCGCTCAACGCCCCATCGATCGACGAGAGCGCGTTCCCGCGTCTCGAGCCGTACATCGAGATCGCTGACACCGCCGGCAAGGTCGCCGCCCAGTTGCTCGACGGACGCATCGAGCGCATCGAGGTCGCCTACGAGGGCGATATTACGGACGAGGACGTCGAGTTCGTCACCGCGAGCGCGCTGAAGGGGGTCTTCGAACCGCTCGAGTGGCAGGTCAACGCCGTCAACGCCCCACAGATCGCAGAGGACCGCGGCGTCGACGTCACCGAATCGAAGAGCCACCGGGCCGAGGACTTCCAGAGCCTGATCTCGGTCACCGTCGGAAACGAGGGCGAGGAGGTCTCGGTCGACGGCACCCTCTTTGCGGGCGACGATCCTCGGATCGTCCGCGTCGACGGCTACCGCGTCGACGCCATTCCGCACGGCAAGATGGTCGTGACGCGAAACACGGACGAACCGGGCGTCATCGGCCTCATCGGAACCGTCATGGGCAAACACGGCGTCAACATCGCTGGCATGTTCAACGCCCGCGAAACCATCGGCGGCGAGGCGCTGACGGTGTACAACGTCGACGGACAGGTTCCCGAGGCGGCCAAGGACGAACTCAACGAAGACGAGCGAATCATCGGCGTCAACTACATCACGCTCAACGGCCAGAACTGA
- a CDS encoding TIGR00296 family protein has protein sequence MSQRQGVDLSYEDGARAVKLARESVESYVQHGQREQPGSMREAFYERTGAFVRLESTRGRGSLRGCAGGYRSGDQLGHVIVDAAIEAASEDSCGSEVSPSELSNLTVSVCAVKNVVLTDDPLADLELGTHGIAIDGGEGGWLYPTVPVEHGWSEREYLDRTCRKAKLAPSAWQDDDVVVTLFEGQVFRERDAGGSIEEL, from the coding sequence ATGTCCCAGCGACAGGGCGTCGACCTTTCTTACGAGGACGGTGCGCGCGCCGTCAAACTCGCGCGTGAGTCCGTCGAATCCTACGTACAACACGGACAGCGAGAACAACCGGGGAGCATGCGCGAAGCGTTCTACGAGCGGACCGGGGCGTTCGTCCGCCTCGAGTCCACGCGCGGCCGGGGCAGCCTGCGAGGCTGTGCCGGTGGCTACCGGTCGGGTGATCAACTCGGACACGTCATCGTCGACGCGGCCATCGAAGCCGCGAGCGAAGACTCCTGTGGCTCCGAAGTGAGCCCGTCCGAGCTATCGAATCTCACGGTCTCCGTCTGCGCCGTAAAGAACGTCGTGCTGACCGACGATCCGCTGGCCGACCTCGAACTCGGCACGCACGGCATCGCCATCGACGGAGGCGAGGGCGGCTGGCTCTATCCGACGGTGCCGGTCGAACACGGCTGGAGCGAACGCGAGTACCTCGATCGGACCTGTCGGAAGGCCAAACTCGCGCCGAGCGCCTGGCAGGACGACGACGTCGTCGTCACGCTCTTCGAAGGGCAGGTCTTCCGCGAGCGCGACGCCGGCGGGAGTATCGAAGAACTCTGA
- a CDS encoding cyclase family protein: MYRDLTHPIRTGIQIYPGDPEVSVSPAATVSEDGVAVQEICCGSHTGTHIDAPSHTEPDGTDLDDRPIGEYVFDARFVDIAPCSRRERIEPDAVVPALADDDESPDLLVVRTGFDEHWNTDRYLEHPYLAPETAVALRELGCGVALDTLNPDPTPTANAADDEPDGFPAHRALLGAELPIIENLTSLAGLPDRFRLYAFPLAVQNADGSPIRAVAAVE, encoded by the coding sequence GTGTACCGCGATCTGACCCACCCGATCCGAACGGGAATTCAAATATATCCGGGTGATCCCGAGGTGAGCGTCTCACCCGCGGCGACGGTTTCGGAGGACGGCGTGGCCGTCCAGGAGATCTGCTGTGGCAGTCACACGGGAACCCACATCGACGCGCCGAGCCACACCGAACCGGACGGGACCGACCTCGACGACCGCCCCATCGGAGAGTACGTCTTCGACGCCCGCTTCGTCGACATCGCTCCGTGTTCGCGCCGCGAGCGGATCGAACCCGACGCGGTGGTTCCGGCGCTCGCCGACGACGATGAGTCTCCGGACCTCCTGGTCGTCCGAACCGGCTTCGACGAGCACTGGAACACGGATCGCTACCTCGAGCACCCCTACCTCGCACCCGAGACGGCCGTTGCCCTCCGCGAACTGGGCTGTGGCGTTGCACTCGATACGCTCAACCCCGATCCGACGCCGACGGCGAACGCCGCGGACGACGAACCCGACGGCTTTCCCGCCCACCGCGCGTTGTTGGGTGCCGAGTTGCCGATCATCGAGAATCTGACGTCTCTCGCTGGGCTTCCCGATCGATTCAGGCTCTATGCGTTCCCGCTTGCGGTACAAAACGCGGACGGCTCTCCGATTCGAGCTGTCGCCGCGGTCGAATGA